The Oxyura jamaicensis isolate SHBP4307 breed ruddy duck chromosome 3, BPBGC_Ojam_1.0, whole genome shotgun sequence genome segment GCACTGACAGAGCAAGCGCTGGTTATACAATGGCATCATCTCCACGTGTGAgctgccacagcctcctccaggacCGTAGGATGCATTAAcatcagaacaaaacagaagagcaagatATAAAACAGCCTCGATAAAAGAGTTTGCCAGGCACACCTATTTCTTCCTGTGAATGCTGAAATGGCAGGACAGGGGGGACGACAAGGCCTCTGCAGACATGTACGCCATGGAAAGCTCCAGAGTAGTTACAGTATGAGCCAGCTCCCATGGATTTCAATGCATTGGGACTGTCACCATACAAACATAGCCAAAATTCCACTTTAAAAAGAATATGCATCGTCAGTGTCTTTTGCTCCATTACAGGCAGATTTGCGGTCAAACACACCTTCTGGTTtagttttctcagaaataagCAGAATCCTGATCTGCAAAGTCTTTTCCACCCCACATTATGTAGCCTGTGTACCAGTTTGTTAATGCCTCCTAGTCTCAAAAGCTACAAGGATTTCACAATTCTTCCTGtaacatttacaaaatattttcataaatttccTACTTACTGAGCAAATATGTTCTGAGAAGATGTTCCGACTCAGAATCGCGTCTGGAGCACCCAGCTGGCTCTCCGGAGAGCACGGCGGAGACGGAGGCTGGAGCCTCACCGCTGAGGAAacctgcccagcctgcagggcagcaggcaccGGTGGGAGCTGGGTAGCAAGGACCTGGCCTTTTGGGCCATAGCCCTGCGCCCGCAGGACGCCCAGGGGCTTGGCCTTCCTCCTGGCTGGGCCATCGCTGTCCTGGGCTGAGGGGGTGGGCGCAGGGGGGCTTGGCGCTACCTCCGAACTCACGGCCTAGGAGCCAAGTAGCAGGCGTTACAGGGATGGGTAGCGAAGTACCGGCTGTATATAtggctgctttgctttctgctagAAATAGAGATTTCCCCAGCTTATAAAGGAGGTGTATTGTAATGGGTTTTCACTCTGTACATGAGCACATTTTCACAGCAACCCTATCTGCAAAACCACATGGGGGACTCCCAACAGACCACATGGCACAGGTCACTAACAATTGTCCTTCACCCCTGAATCAACTTCTCTGTTCGTTAGGGTAGTACCCCACTACCCTAACAACCTACAGCTCAGAGGGAGCGCAGGCGAGGTAGGCGCGGTGTACTCAGGGCCTCcaccagagctgcagctgagggCAGCCTCGAACCTCGATCTCCAGCTTCGAACCCGGGCCCCGAGCCCTGAGCCCGCCCGTCCCGTCCCGCTCCCGCCATTGGCTGCGAGCACTGCGAGGCCCCTCGGGGCGCCCGACGCGCGCCTGCCCCCCGCCACCCTCCTCCCTTCACAGCGCAGCCCCACCGGTGGCTCCGCGCCGCCCCCTTCCCTCTCGCCGCTCCCCGATCCCCCCTCCACGGGTCCCGCCCTCACCCCTCCGGCGGCTCCAGGCGCGGGCCGCTctcaggcggcggcggcggcgcccagCGATCCGGCGGGGCCCTGTGGCGGCGCGCAGGGAGCCGGCCGTGGCGGCGCCGCCTCAGTGCCGCCATGTACTACCGCTTCAGCGGCGTCACGCAGCGGCTGGTCGGGGCGGCCGCCTCCGCCGCCTACAGCCCGCAGGTAACGGCAGCGGCACCGCCACGCCGCCACCGGGGCAGCCGCGCTCCGGGAGGGTCCGGGCGGATCGGGGCCGCCGCTGCCGGCCCGACCCGTGACCTTGGGCCCGCCCGGCcgtgaggggggggggggcgcctgGGAGGCTCGTCCCGGGGATGCGGGGCTGCGTGGGGCCGCcgtgctctgctggctgctgcctgcagggcccGGGGTAACGccaggggcagctgcagggggccGTGGGCGCTGGGCGGAGGGGGAGTGCCTGAGGGAGCTGCGGAAGCTCAGTAAGAAAAAAGGCACTCGTTTTGGTAATAAAAgggcaggtgctgctggaggtcAAGGCTTGgaagactgatttttatttatttacttttataaaGTAAAGCTATAGTAGCCACATACAGAGAACAGGCTTTTCTGATATGACCTCagctgttgtatttttaaaaagttcatttATGTGCACACACAGAAGTCAGGGGATAAATTGCTTaaggcttgcttttttttttttttttttttttttttctctctgataaaTTCCTGACTAAAAGCTGCCATTTTGGTAGGCTGTGCATTGTTGTGATACACCACTTTTTCAGTTTAACTCTTCCCTACCCTCATTATATAAGCACCCTATTGCACAGTTCTGCTCTCCTTGATAGCCTTCGGATTTTATTTGGACAGCACAGTCTGCAAGCAGCAGTACCCTGTTAAGTGTCTGTAAAACACTGAGCTGTTTCAAGGGGCCCAGACCAAATGGAAAGCTTCTTATTTGGATGCCTTCTGAACTTACGGCTTTACAGTTTAGATGGATAGACAGCGAGAAGGTTGAGAGAACTGGATGATCATGTTCAGCATCGTGGTTAGCACCGCACACTCTGCATGGGTGCTGGTACCAAGCGCAGTGCTGCAGGTTGCTGCAGAACCTTGTCAGTTACCTGAGCAGGCAATAGAGCGCACTTGTAGGGTTTGCAGAAGACATCAAAGCATGGGGTGGTCTGAACTTCTGGAAGCTCAGAAATCTGGAGATAGCGGCAGGCAGCAAGCTGGACATGAGGCTGGGCATGCATCCTGCCTGCAAAGGAGACCAGCAATGTATCACCACATGCATAGCCAGTACATCAAGGGAAGCAATTGCCTCCAGCTACTGCATCCAGCTGTGGGCCATTTCAGTGTGGGAAAGTTTGGGATAAGTTGGAGCACGTTTAGCAGAGGTCCCCAGTATGGGTAGGAGGGTCGGAGCACTTGCCCTGTGTGGAGTTTAGGAGGAAACAGGGCTTGTTCACCAGGAGAAGGGGAGCTGGGGCCTGGGCATCATGCAGCTGCAGACCTAGAAGCAGCCAGCCAGAACCTGCAGGAGAGTTAttgaggatggagccaggctcagcacagctTCTGCCCTCCCACCGGGCGCTGCTGCAACAAGAAAGGTTCAAACTGTATgtaaggaaagatatttttgtgcTGATTGTAGGCAGTGAAACAGGTGCCCCAGGACACTGTGTAGTCTCCAGTGCTGGAAAGCTTTCAAGGCCAGACAAGCCAAAACCCAGAGCAACCTGGCTTGACCTTATGGGAcagcctgccctggggaggAGTTTGGACTAGTGCTAGAGAGCCCTTGCATCCCAAATTAACCCATGATCTTAAGTAAACTTTGAGGTACTGGTGACTTTCTGATGTGTCAGTTCCTGTCCCAGTaatagttttctctttctttttccccacttctttAGAAGGCTTCCTGGGTAGCTGTGGGGAAGGGGTctgggagaggacaggacaCAGGGAAGACAGTGGAGTAAATACATTCTAGTCTAAAAGTATGTCTGTTCACATCCAGGCAGGCACTGTTGCAAGGTTTGGGGCACTTCTTATCTGCcctatacaaatatatttaatctgtACATAGGTTAAAATTTGAAAGGAATCATGTGGGTAAGTAGATGTTAAGTCcaaatcaaagtatttttttcctattgatttcATTGCTGTATTTAATCAAACCACAGCTCagcaattaaaatgatttacttTTTATGCTATTTATCGTGATGGTTTTGGAAAAATGAGGACATCTTGCCATTCAAATTCTCCTCGGCTAAATATGCTGTGTAATAATTCACTTTATTCTGTACTGGCACATTCTGATGCTCCCCAATGGAGTATTGTTTTGATGTGAGTTTAAGCTTGTTGTGGGCTTTGCAAAATATCactcaaaatgtatttcagaaacacttttgCTGACAGCTAACATAACTAACTACTCAACTAACGAAAATTTCCTTAGTTTGAAACCTGTACTGTTCTTTCCATCTCAGTGTTAGCATTCTGAAATGacttaattttgcatttaatagTTCATGCTGCTTTACATAATTTTGTTTAGCCTGTTTGAATAAGTGGGAACTTCCTCAGCTAGTGCAAGTGAGGAGTTAAATAGGTTAAAAATACTTATCTTGTTTAGGAGGCTAATTAATGACTGTTATAGCCATTACAAATTTAGTGCAAACTGTTCAGTCAAAGAACTGGCCTGCATTTAAAACACTAACAGTGGGACCAGTTTCAAATGCCATCAGGTGAGTATGACTGTATGAACTTTTCCCTAGTTCTTCAAGGCTGACCGCTGCCCAGGTAGAAATTCTCTCATACTGCCACATCTTCAGATGATACTTCGCTTGtagctattaaaaaacaaaaccaaaccacaaaaccaagcaaaaactCCACAGGGATCTCCTGATTTAAACTGCTGTGAATTGTTTGGAGTTGATTGAGAAACTGTAATGATCAACCTTCTAGACTGTTGATCATACTTCAGATATACACAAAAACACTTAAGTGTGTCATCCCAATGCAAGCAGAGCTTCAAGTAATCCTATCTAAAAGCATCCTTGCGTTAGTGATGACAGATTTAACTTCATACAGTGAGGtatgtgctgctgcagatgaTCTGCTATTTAGGTGAGAAGTGTCTAGTTCAGTTAGGTTCATTAAAGTTACTTCAATTCATGTTCTCAAGTCATATTTCTCAGCTTAACTTCCtttccaattttcctttttcacttacacttacctcagccttctccacattctcattctgtgattcagctTGACCAATTTCCCTAGCATTTACAAACTTAAGTGTGGTGATCTCTATTAAATTGTGTTCCTAATTCTTACCTGTTTTGTGCTACTAGGAAAATGCAAATCTCCCTTTGGAGTTCACGCTAGGAAGACGTTAAGTTTGTTTTAACTTTATACATGCTGGCCAACCAAAGGGTAGGTTGACCTGCAGACCTCTgagaggaaagcaaacacaCCTTACCGAGAGACAGGCAGAGAGTTAAACCTAATGATACTGATGTCTGagattttgtatgttttcaattAGCCACATGTCCTGACCTTTTAGTAAGGACTTCAGAGAAAGTCATTGTGTGCTTCTGATGGTGACTTTTCTGTATGAGTTGACCTCCTACACTTTGTCTAAGAATTAGAACAAACTTGTATTAGCTCGATTAGAGATTAACATcttaaaattagaagagaaatTATCAAGATGAAACATTTGCTTAAGAAAAACAGGTCAAACGTAGAGGCATTTGCTCTTCAGTAGTACCTTGAGTGTAGCCAAATACTGGTGCTAGTAACAACACCAAAACTGCAGGGTTATCTAAACAAGTGTCATTTAAGGTGTCTTAATGACTTGCTCAAAAATGATCTGCACTGAAATTCTTCTGTGTAGTAGTGAGGATTTCTCTCCAGCCACAATAAGCTTAGCAAGCAGCTGATTTTAAGTTTCTTAGCTAATCTTAAGTTTCTTAGATGCTGCCTTTTGGTGATATGACCAGAACTGCTTGGTCTTAATTCAGCACTTCATGTGCAAGATTGCTCAGTAGTAAGGTGCTAGTTATTGAATGTGTAAGAGAATCCAGTTTTGCCTCTCTTTCAAAACATAACCAAGACTGTCAGAAATACGGGATTCTAATATTCAGGCactagaaaagcagaaagctagTTTGGAATGTTGAGAAGTGTGGTCTTTCACTTGAAGATGCCTATTGTGGCAGAGAATTTACAGCCATATAGAGAAAACATATCTGGTCTATGGCAGGCCTACGAGGAAAAGAGTAAACGACTGATTTCAGCTCAAAACAGTAAGTTctcttaaatataaaaaactATCAACTAGTCCTCTGAACAGAAACTAGAATATCACTGCAGCCTCAAGTTCATCTAATGGAGAGCAATTGCTCTCCgtttaaaatgaaagactgTTGCATGAACCTGCCGCCTGTAttatgctttttgcttttgagGCAAGTTAGAAAAAACAAACGTATTGCTGTTTCAGGAGTCATGATGTGTAAAGCATTGCTACCATGTGCTGAAGCATAACTGTTCAGTCTATCTATAATAAAACAGGCAAGGAGGCCATCTCACGATTGCTGTAACTTTGTACACTTAAAATCTTATCCATAGAACTGAATTGTATAGTTTTACATCAAATGCAGAGTACAACCCTCAGAACTGAAGGGAAATTAACTTACGTTGCTCAGAGGGAGCACGTGAGCAGTggcaagctgcagcagcatgtgAATTACAGGGTGTTGTTACACCAGCTTAAAATATCTGCCCTTTCAGGGCATCTGAAGTGTCCTTGAGCACCACTTATTTATCACTTTCATATGAAACAGCAAGTGGTCATAAGCTTtctattcttattattttttgttgttgttttccttttgtttttcttttttcctctcactccAGCCCACACATCCCAGTTATTTCAGGCCCAACTCTATAGGCACTGCTTGGGACATTCAGGAGGAAGAGTTTGGTAAAGTCTCCTCACTCCGTTGGACTCTAGCATCAGGGATTCCCCACTTCTAACCCCACTACTCTGATAGGATCTAGGTAGCCTGACTGtgcaaaaacaagcaacaatTTGGACCAAATACCAGCACGGAAAAGCATATGATAGCTATGAATTtatgttgtggaaaaaaaaaaaatcaagaaggaagcttctgtttttctcacaaAGTCCAAAGCTGTAGCAGAGAAGCAAACAGGCCAACAACGTGTCTTTCGTTAGCtgtcactttttgttttttaaaaaccatgGGTTGTCATACCAGATAAATATTCTTTGTAACCTGTCCTTGTAATGACTGGCAGTATGCCTGCCTAACATGACAATTGGTACGTTTGCAAGTATTATATACCTTgatattttaatctttatttatgCAGGGACTCAAACCAATAGTTTCCACTGAATCCCCAGCTCTGATTTTTGGGACAACAACTAAACTTGCTTCAGATTTACCAGCAACTGATTCTTTCTTGGGTAAAAACAAGGTGCCAGACCTACAGAAAATTTTTCAGGTAACAACAACTTTGAGAGTAACTTAAAGAAAACTGGAGAGAGTGGGTCATATTTTGCCCTATTTTACTGTGGCTAACTTCTGTCATTCTACAATACCTACACTTTTCAAAATGCACTTAAGGACATACAGTATAATTGTATCTGTCCCATGACCTTGCATGGGACATAAATACAGCAAGTGAAAAGTCTAGTAAATTCACCTTTCTTTTGGTGGGCTTAAAAAGATGCTGATTGTATTATTTAACTATTGGAAGCGTTTTCCACCTGGGAATCCAAGCAAATGATTTAAAGCAGATCTGGAGGAGCAAAGCAGGTTATTGTTTTGAGTATAATAACTTGAATAATACCAAAGCTGTTACAATGCAGTGTTAAGAAGAAAGAGCACAGTAAGGTTTTCAAAGCCAGTTTGTTAGCTatgcaatttttaaatgtactggcatttctcataaaataa includes the following:
- the LOC118164514 gene encoding cytochrome c oxidase subunit 7A-related protein, mitochondrial isoform X2, with protein sequence MYYRFSGVTQRLVGAAASAAYSPQGLKPIVSTESPALIFGTTTKLASDLPATDSFLGKNKVPDLQKIFQKADGLPVHLKRGVPDRLLYRTTMALTIGGTIYCLVALYMASQPRNQK
- the LOC118164514 gene encoding cytochrome c oxidase subunit 7A-related protein, mitochondrial isoform X1, which gives rise to MYYRFSGVTQRLVGAAASAAYSPQGLKPIVSTESPALIFGTTTKLASDLPATDSFLGKNKVPDLQKIFQSDLKADGLPVHLKRGVPDRLLYRTTMALTIGGTIYCLVALYMASQPRNQK